Genomic DNA from Theobroma cacao cultivar B97-61/B2 chromosome 3, Criollo_cocoa_genome_V2, whole genome shotgun sequence:
ATCTGCTCTGAAGGGCATAGTTTGTACCACTTCCATAGCCTCCTCTAGGCGGCCACCTCGACCCAGTATATCAACTAAGTGAACATAGTGGTCCAGCTGTGGCACTATATCATGTACTTCTCTCATGGATTGAAAATACTCAAGACCAAGGTCAACTAATTTACCATTATTGCAAGCTGAGAGCAATAACAAGAACGTAACAGAATCAGGTCTAACTCCAGCTAACCTCATATCATCAAAAGCAGAGAGAGCAGAGGAAATAGACCCAATTGATGCCAATCCAGAAATCAACCCATTCCATGAAAATATATCTGGCACTGTTATCTCCCCAAAAGCTCTTTGTGCGTCACATATGCATCCACATTTGCCATACAAATCAACTAGGCCATTTGCTACTGAAACCCACCTGCCCAAACCAGATTTCATAGAATGACAGTGAAGTTGCTTTCCAGTCACCAATGTGCCCAAGTCTGCAGATGCAGATAGGAAGCTGGCCATGCTAAATGCATCAATCTTGATATCATCATTATACATATCAGTGATAATGTGCAATGCCAACTCATGGTGACCCATTTGATTTATCCTTGAGGCTAAACTAGTGTATGTGATTGCATCTCTGTGACTCATCATATGAACTACTTGCCATGCATCGTCTAGCATCCCCAATCCAGCATAAACATCTGTAAGAGCATTCTGAACAGCAATGTCTTTAtacaaatttgttttaataaCATGTCCATGTAGCATTAACGTCTGAGGAAGCAATTTTGCTGCATTGAAGGACCCAATAATACTAGAGATGGTAAAAGAATTCGGTTGCACTCCTGCTGCTCGCATCTCCATAAATAAGTGAAAAGAATCTTGTTGAAAACCATGTTCAGCAAAACCTGCAATCAAAGAGGTCCAAGAAATGACATTGGGTAAGCTGATTCCTCTAAACACTCTCAAGgcatcttttattttatccgAGCATTTGACATACATGGTGACAAGTGCATTTCCAACATTAACATCATGCTCCAAACCAGCCACTACCACCCTTGAGTGAATCTGTTCCCCTAATTCTAGAGACAACATTAATGAGGAAACATTCAGTATGCTTGAAAACGTAAAATTATTAGGTAAAATTCCAGAGATTCTCATCTCACGAAATGCAGCTATAGCCTTTCGAAACATGAAGTTTTGAGCAAACCCAGAAATAACAGCTGTGCATAACAAAGTATCATATTCAGATGTCAAATTTGAGACCTTTATAGCATCTTCCATCCTTTGACATCTTGCGTACATATCAACTAAGGCCGTTTTCACCACCACATTCAACTTCACTCCCCGCAACAACATATGGGCATGAACCAACTTTCCATATTTTAAACCAAGAACATTACATACTCCCAAAAGTTTCACAAAAGTAAATTCATTTGGAGGAACCCCAGCTTCAACCATATCAACATAAAGTAACAAAGCCTTACTCCATCTCTGAGCTTGAACAAATGAAGAGATCATCGTTGTCCAAGAAACCGTATCATGATTTCCCacataaataaacaacttatAAGCTTCACCGGTAAAATTAAACTTGGAGTAAAAATCAAGTAAACCGCTGACCAAAATTGGGTTCTGCTCAAACCCTTGCTTTATCATATAAGCTTGAATACAAGTTCCATACTGAAACTCTCCTAAAGCAGAACATGAACGTAGCACACTTGACAGCGTAAACTCATTCGGGCGTTGCCCAGAAATTAGCATAGAATCGAAAAATTCAAGAGCACAATCATGGTTTCCCCTCTTGACATAAGCTGATAGAATTCCACTCCAGGACACGACATCTTTAAACGGCATTTCGTCGAAAAAGTGGCGTGCTTTGTCCACTCCCAAACATTTGGCGTAAAGGGACAACAGGTTGTTGTTCAAATAGAGATGGTCTTGAAGACCCAGTTTTACTATAGGACAGTGAACAGATATACCTTCTTTTAAAGAGTTGGAATTGCAAAATGACAGTACCCTTGAACAGGTTTCTTCTAAACGGGTTACTTCGTTTCCCTTGATGATCCTGCTTCCTGTCTTGCAAAGCATTTCTTTTTGCCTATTAGTTTTTGCTGCACCCCAAGAGACGACTGCAAACAATGATTAGAGACTTCTGTCAAGGTAAAATGTCAGGGAAGGCGAGATTTTGATGGagttttttcaataaaaaatattaggAAACTCACATgcattatatatgtataaataacttttacaattcataaaatttaattatgtaaTTGAATACATCTTATTACAAAAATAGATTACTACTTTTTAGATAACAATCAATCTTCTTTTGTCATTTGATAATAGTATTCTCTTTCCAAGTCTAAGACACATAAATCCCAATACATGTTTTACTATTCATTGACATGAACATCTGAGCAATATAAAtcgtaaaattaaaaaaaactaggATGGTGTCGTAGCTATGCTACAAAAAAGATTACAGAAAATATTGATTATGTTAgagttgattttaatttggtACCTTTAAAAGAGTTTGTAGAGAAAGTAATATTGTAATAGTCAACTACATGAATGTCCAGTTTTTACTGATAgaggaaaaaataaactagtattaattgaaaataattatttattctgATTTTAATTACCGAAACTTGCAcctatatatatgattataaaacaatagaatattaagaaatgagagaGTATATAACATGTACTATTGACAGATTAAGATAAACAGTTATACAATATAAGACAACCATATAATATAAAGATCCTATcaatataaactaattattaatttataataatatattttttatatataaactgAATGGCTAAAGAttgtcaaatttaattaatttatttgttcaaTAATTACTATGTGCTATgtatattaagaaatgaataaactttcttgacttttttattttgttcaatgaattggatgaatatttattgaaatttaaacattcatatataaaatagaTGTCTAAATACTATGAATTCAGGTTCATGTAGAATAAGAggatataaacaaaaaataatattaaattacaattgataaatattaaatgaatctatattctaactattaaaaattaaaaattattgttttcaagtattttttaactgaaataaataaaaataaaaaaacctttcaaatgtaaaaaaacaatgcaactttgacataaggtgtaaaaaaaaataatttaattgagaATAAAAACTAATTGACCCAATTAGTTATTCTATTTAAAACAAGATTTATCCAAAAAGACGATAATCCTATTAAAGATTGTTAAATGTATAATAAACtattaagaaatgagaaaGTATATAACCTATACTATTGatagattaaaataaacagTTGTAGAATATAAGACAACAGTATAATGTAAAGATcctattaatataaaatagttaGTAATTGCTAgtattatatgttttttatatataaaatgaatggctaaaagttatcaaatttaattaatttatttatttaatgatgaCTGTGTGCTATGTATACTGAGAAATGAGTAGacctttttgacttttttattttgtttaatgaaTTGGATGGATGTTTATTAGAATTTAAGCATTCATATACAAAAAAGATGTATATATACTATAGATTCAAGTTGATGcagaataagagaatatagacgaaaaataatattaaattataattgataaatattaaataaatctattttatacgcattaaaaattaaaaattattgttttcaaatattttttactaaaataaataaaaggaaaaaagaaaaaaaaaccttcaaaTGTCCAAAGCAATGTAGTTTTGACAtaaggtgtaaaaaaaaattaatttaattaagaatgACAAATGTCAATTAATTGACCCAATCAATTATCCTACTTTTATATAATGAATTGGATtgatatttattgaaatttaaacatttaagtataaaagagaTATCTATATACTATAAATTCAGGTTCACGtagaataagagaatatagacaaaaaataatattaaattgtaattgataaatattaaatgaatctatATTCTAAGCATTAAAAGttagaaattattatttttaagtattttttattaaaataaataaaagtaaaaaaataaataaaaaaaacccttcaaatgtcaaaaacaacttatttttaacataaggtgtaaaaaaaattaattcaatagaAAAcgaaaggtaaaaaaaaaaagagttctAATTTGatgacacttgtcattcaATTGAAGactcaattgaaaaaaattaaaagaaattgaaacatcctacttttatatatattttaagtataaacGAGATATTTATATACTATAGATTAGGGTTTATGtagaataagagaatatagacaaaaaataatattaaattgtaattgataaatattaaatgaatctatATTCTAAGCATTAAAAGttagaaattattatttttaagtattttttattaaaataaataaaagtaaaaaaataaataaaaaaaacccttcaaatgtcaaaaacaacttatttttaacataaggtgtaaaaaaaattaattcaatagaAAAcgaaaggtaaaaaaaaaaag
This window encodes:
- the LOC18605651 gene encoding pentatricopeptide repeat-containing protein At5g52850, chloroplastic, translated to MLCKTGSRIIKGNEVTRLEETCSRVLSFCNSNSLKEGISVHCPIVKLGLQDHLYLNNNLLSLYAKCLGVDKARHFFDEMPFKDVVSWSGILSAYVKRGNHDCALEFFDSMLISGQRPNEFTLSSVLRSCSALGEFQYGTCIQAYMIKQGFEQNPILVSGLLDFYSKFNFTGEAYKLFIYVGNHDTVSWTTMISSFVQAQRWSKALLLYVDMVEAGVPPNEFTFVKLLGVCNVLGLKYGKLVHAHMLLRGVKLNVVVKTALVDMYARCQRMEDAIKVSNLTSEYDTLLCTAVISGFAQNFMFRKAIAAFREMRISGILPNNFTFSSILNVSSLMLSLELGEQIHSRVVVAGLEHDVNVGNALVTMYVKCSDKIKDALRVFRGISLPNVISWTSLIAGFAEHGFQQDSFHLFMEMRAAGVQPNSFTISSIIGSFNAAKLLPQTLMLHGHVIKTNLYKDIAVQNALTDVYAGLGMLDDAWQVVHMMSHRDAITYTSLASRINQMGHHELALHIITDMYNDDIKIDAFSMASFLSASADLGTLVTGKQLHCHSMKSGLGRWVSVANGLVDLYGKCGCICDAQRAFGEITVPDIFSWNGLISGLASIGSISSALSAFDDMRLAGVRPDSVTFLLLLSACNNGKLVDLGLEYFQSMREVHDIVPQLDHYVHLVDILGRGGRLEEAMEVVQTMPFRADASIYKTLLRACKAHRNIPLAEDMARRGLELDPSDPAFYILLANLYDDSGRHDFGEKTRKLMREKQLRKNPSQSWVQIRNKVHLFVAGERSHPQINEIYEKIESIDAEIKSHRYLYQGMGIGDSYYHSEKLAVAFGLLNTPSKIPIYIIKNNSICRNCHNFINFVTHLVDKEIIVREGNRLHSFRKGECSCRGC